The genome window CCTGGGCACCGGCGTGCAGCTGGCAGTGCCGGGCGAGGCGACGGCGGGCGGCCTCCTGCCGACGGGCAAGGGCTTCCTGGACCTGGTGCAGGCGACCTGGCTGTCCTGGAAGGAGCTGGTCACCATCTCGGTGCCGGTCGGCTCCTACGAGGCGCTGCTCGTCCCGGCGTTCATCCTGGTGCTGCTGGCCGCGACGGTCACGACGACCATCGCGCTGCGGTCGACGCTCCCCGAGCTCGCCGGCATCCCGCCCGTCGTGGTCCTGGTGGCGGGGATCGCGCTCGGCCCGGCCGTGGCGGCCGTGCCGTCCTGGCTGGTGCTCGGGCTGTTCGCGCTGCTGCTGGTCTGGAACATCCGGCTCCGGCTGCGGCGCAGGACCGACTCGGTGCGCACGCTCCGCCGGCAGAGCGGCCTCACGGTCGAGTCCCGGCGGGAGCGCGGGTCGACAGCGGTGCTGACGGCCACCGGGGCGACGGTGATGCTGGCGGTCGCGGCGGCGGTCGGGATCGGTGCGGCGGTCCTCGTGCCGCCGGCGAGCGGCAGGCAGGTGGTGCGGACCGCGGTCGAGCAGCCGTTCGATCCGCGGGCCTATCCCAGTCCGCTGACCGGGTTCCGGTCCTACTTCGAGCCGTCCGCCGCGTCCGACCCGATGCTGAGCGTGTCTGGTCTGCCCGCCGACGGCCGGGTGCGGATCGCGACCCTCGACACCTACGACGGGGTGACCTACTCGGTCGGCAGCGACGCGGTGACCAGTGCGTCCGGCTCCTTCGTCCGGCTGCCGTACCGGCTCGACCAGGGCGGCACCAAGGGAACGCCGACGGAGCTGACGGTGACCGTCCGCGGCTACCGCGGCCCCTGGATCCCCGGCTCGGGTCAGCTCGAGCAGATCCAGTTCTTCGGCCCGGACGCGTCGAAGCTCTCCGGTGCGTACTTCTACAACGACGTGACGGGGACGGGTGCCGTGATGGCGTCGCTCCGGTCCGGGGACACCTACGTGGCCGACTCGGTCACCCTGCCGAAGCTGACCACCGCGCAGCTGACGAACGTCCAGCCCGGCTCCGACGCCGTCCCGCGCCCGACCGTCGTGCCCGACGAGCTGCAGTCGACGCTGCAGAAGTACACGGCGGGCGTCACCGGCGCCGGCGCCAAGCTGGCCGCGGCCCTCAAGGGGCTGGAGAACGACGGCTACCTCAGCCACGGGGTCGGCCCCGAGGAGCCCGCCAGCCGGTCCGGGCACGGCGCCGACCGGATCACGGAACTCCTCACGAACGTGCCGATGCTGGGGGACCAGGAGCAGTACGCGGTCACCGCGGCGCTGATGGCCCGCCAGCTCGGCTTCCCCGCCCGCGTGGTGATGGGCTTCGTCGCCCCCGCCGACGCGCGCGGGCCGGTCACCTTCCTCGGCTCCGACGCCTCCGCGTGGATCGAAGTGCAGACCACCGCGGGCTGGGTCACCGTCGACCCGACGCCCCCGGTGCGGCCGGTGCCGCCGAAGCGGCCGGAGCAGCCGACCGAGATCTCCCGCCCGCAGACCAACGTGCAGCCGCCGGTCGACGACACGCCGCAGCAGAACCAGGAGCCGCCCTCGGCCCAGGTCGACAGCACGCAGCCGCAGGCGCCGAACCCGGTGCTGGAGGCCCTGCTGACGATCCTCGTGGCGATCGGCTGGACGGTGCTGGTCCTGGCCCTCATCGCCGCGCCGTTCCTGGCGGTCATCGCCGCCAAGTGGCGGCGGCGGACGTTGCGCCGGTCGGCGCCGACCGCCGCCGAGCGCATCGTCGGCGGCTGGCGCGAGTTCGCCGACGCCGCGGTGGACCACGGCTACGACCCGCCGCCCGCCGCGACGCGGCTGGAGTTCGCCACCACCATCGGCGGGACCCGCGCCGCGGCCCTGGCGCAGGTGGCCGACCGCGCGGTGTTCAGCTCGATCGCCCCCAGCGGCGAGGAGGCCGACTCGGTCTGGAAGGCGGTCGACGACCTCCGCGGCCAGCTCGACCGGCGCGACACGCGGTGGAAGCGGTGGCTTGCGGCGGTCTCGCTGCGCTCCCTCGGTTACCGTGGAAGGACGCGAGAGGGGAAGAGCAGGCGATGAGATGCCGGGTGTGCGGAGCGGAGCTCACAGAGGGGACGCTGTTCTGCGGGAACTGCGGGAGTTCGGTGACGGCGTCGCGCGTGCGGCCGCCGGAGATCGCGGACTCGCGGCCCTCGGACACCTCCATCGTCGAGCCGCTCGCCAAGCCGCCGGTCGGGCGTTCCAAGCCCGCCGTGGCCGGCCGGTTCCCGGGCGACGTCGACCTCGATGAGGACGGCCTGCCGCCGACCGAGGCGATCGACGTCGTCGCCCTGGAGAGCGCGCCTCCTGCGCCGCCCGCGGCCCGGGCGCGGGTCTACCGGCTGAGCTTCTCCACGGGCGAGTCGGTGGAGGTGCGCGGAAGCGGCCTCGTCGGCCGCCGCCCGATCACGCAGCCGGGGGAGCACGTCGACCAGCTGGTGGCCATCTCCGACCCGGCCAGGAGCGTCTCCAAGACGCATCTGGAGTTCGGCCTGGAGGGCGACGACCTCTGGATCTGCGACCGCTACTCCGGGAACGGCACCGTCGCGCGCCCGCTCGGCGGCCTGGCGCGGCAGTGCGAGGCCGGCCGGCGCTACCGCGTGGAGCGGGGCACCCGGGTCGACATCGGCGACCAGTGGTTCGACGTCAGCTGAGCTTCGATGTGAGCTGAGCTTCGGCGTCAGCTGACGTGCGGCGTGGGCCGGGCGGAACTCCGCTCGGCCCACGCCGGGACGACTCAGACCAGCGCGTCCGCGAGCGGCGCGTCCACGATCCCGTGGGCCTCCGCGACGCCGGCGTTGGTGACGTGGCCGTCGTGCACGTTGAGGCCCAGCGCCAGCGACGCGTCGGCGCGGAGCGCGGCCTGCCAGCCGTTGTTCGCGATCGCGCGCGCGTAGGGCAGCGTGGCGTTGGTGAGCGCGTAGGTGGAGGTGTGCGGCACCGCGCCCGGCATGTTCGCCACGCAGTAGAACAGCGAACCGTGCACTGTGAAGGTGGGGTCGGCGTGCGTGGTCGGGTGCGAGTCGGCGAAGCAGCCGCCCTGGTCGACCGCGATGTCGACGAGCACGCTGCCCGGCTTCATCCGCGAGACCAGCTCGTTGCTGACCAGCTTGGGCGCCTTGGCGCCGGGGACGAGCACGGAGCCGATCACCAGGTCGGAGGCGACGACGGCCTTGTCGATCTCGAAGCTGTTCGAGGCGATCGTCTTGATCCGGCCGGAGTACAGGGCGTCGAGCTCGCGCAGGCGGGCGATGTTGGTGTCCAGCACGGTCACCTCGGCGCCGAGGCCCACCGCGACCGACGTGGCGTTCGTGCCGGCGACGCCGCCGCCGAGCACGGTGACGACCGCCGGGTGGGTGCCGGGGACGCCGGGGACCAGGAGGCCGGGGCCGCCGTTCGGCTTCAGCATCGTGTTGGCGCCGACGATCGGCGCGAGCCGGCCGGCGACCTCGCTCATCGGGGCGAGCAGCGGGAGCGCGCGGTTCGGCAGCTGGACCGTCTCGTAGGCGATCGCGGTGACGCGCGCGTCGACCAGCGCGCGGGTGAGCGCCTCGTCGGCGGCGAGGTGCAGGTACGTGAACAGCACCAGGCCCTCGCGGAAGTAGCCGTACTCCGAGGCGATCGGCTCCTTCACCTTGAGGATGAGCTCGCCCGCCGCCCAGGTGGCCGCGGCGTCGGGCAGGATGGTGGCTCCTGCGCCGGCGTACAGCTCGTCGGGGATGGACGAGCCCACCCCTGCGCCGGTCTCGACGTACACCTCGTGGCCGGCTCCGACCAGGTCGTGGACGCCTGCGGGCGTAATCGCCACGCGGAATTCGTTGTTCTTGATCTCGCGGGGGATCGCGACCTTCATGGGGCTCCTCAGCTCCTCACACTTCGACGTGATGGTTCGACTTCACCTTAGCTTCCTTCACGGAGGATTTCGATAGCAATCCAGGAAGGATCGTGCTGATTCCGTAAATTCCGCGTCAAAGCAGGGTGGATTTCGTCAGTTCGTCTCGCTGCTCATCCGCGCGCCGTACGCAGTGTGCGGTTTCCCGCGTGATTCGGACGAAACGGAACGGATTTCGTGACGATCATGTTTCCAGATGGACGTTTCGCCCCTTCAAGGGTGGGAATCGCACCGGTCCTATGCCAGGATCGACCCACCGCGACGGCACATCGACGTGCGTCGGCGGATCGCCCTCCAGGCACCACCAGATCGACCCGAAGGAGCTCCGCAGTGAAGAACAGGCCACTCCCGAACGACCCGATGATCCGCCAGCTGGTGCAGTCGGCACGTGCCAACCAGCTCACCCGTCGCGGTCTGCTGGCCGGTGCGACCGCCGGCGCGGCAGCGCTCGCGCTGGCCGCGTGCTCGACGGGCGGCGCCTCGGGCAAGCCGACCCCGGCCAAGGACCAGTCGTCCACCGACAAGACGCTCACCTGGGCGAACTGGCAGGCCTACCTCGACCAGGACGCGAACGGGAAGTACCCGACGCTGGAGGCCTTCCAGAAGCAGACCGGCATGTCGGTCAAGTACGACGTCGCGGTCGACGACAACAACACCTACTACGCCAAGGTGAAGGACCAGCTCGCGCTCGGCAAGGATATCGGCGCCGACACGGTGTGCCTCACCGACTGGATGATCGCGCGCTGGATCCGCCTCGGCTACGTCCAGAGCTTCGACGCGTCGGCCATCCCGAACAAGAAGAACCTCACCTCGAACCTGGTCAACGTCGACTTCGACCCCGGGCGGAACAAGTCGCTGCCGTGGCAGAGCGGCTTCGCCGGCATCTGCTGGAACAAGGAGAAGCTGCCGAACGGCCTGAAGTCCATCGAGGACCTGTGGAAGCCGGACCTCAAGGGCAAGGTCGGCGTCCTCAGCGAGATGCGCGACACGATGGGTCTCCTGATGCTGGCGCAGGGCGTCGACATCTCCAAGAAGTTCAGCGACGACGACTACAACAAGGCGATCGACACCCTGACCAAGGAGGTCAACGACGGCCAGATCCGCAACATCAAGGGCAACTCGTACCTCAACGACCTGAAGTCCGGCGACACCCTCGCCGCGATCTGCTGGTCGGGCGACATCACCCAGCTGAACGCCGAGGCCGGCGACAACTGGCAGTTCGCCATCCCGGAGTCCGGCGGCACGCTGTGGAGCGACAACTTCGTCATCCCGATCGGCTCCCCGCGCAAGGCGAACGCCGAGAAGCTGATCGACTACTACTACGAGCCGGAGGTCGCCGCCGAGGTCGCCGCGTGGGTGAACTACATCACGCCGGTGCAGGGCGCCAAGGACGCCGCGGTGAAGATCGACCCGAAGCTGGCCGAGAACCAGCTCATCTTCCCGGACGACGAGACGCTGTCGAAGGTGCACATCTTCCGCAGCCTGACCCCCGCCGAGGAGCAGAAGTACCAGGCGGCGTTCCAAAAAGTGATCCTGGGGGCCTGATGCCGAAGGGAGTCTTCGCCGAGTCCGGCGCCGACCTGCAGCTGGCCGGCATCAAGAAACGGTTCCCGGGGTTCACCGCCATCGAGAACCTCGACCTCACGATCCCCGCCGGGTCGTTCTTCGCCCTGCTCGGCCCGAGCGGCTGCGGCAAGACGACCACCCTGCGGCTGGTCGCCGGGCTGGAGGAGCCGACGGAGGGCCGCATCCTCATCGGCGGGAAGGACGTCACCAGCACCAAGCCGTTCCAGCGGCCGGTGAACACGGTGTTCCAGAGCTACGCGCTCTTCCCGCACATGACCATCCTGGAGAACGTCGCCTTCGGCCTCCGCCGCCGCCGCATCGGCGACCCGGTCGCCAAGGCGCACGAGGCGCTGCGGCTGGTCGAGCTCGACCACCTGGCCGCGCGGCGGCCCTCGCAGCTGTCCGGCGGCCAGCAGCAGCGCGTCGCGCTCGCACGGGCGGTGGTCAACCGGCCGGCGCTGCTGCTGCTCGACGAGCCGCTCGGCGCGCTCGACCTCAAGCTCCGCCGCCAGATGCAGCTGGAGCTCAAGTCCATCCAGACGGAGGTCGGCCTGACCTTCGTGCACGTCACGCACGACCAGGAGGAGGCCATGACCATGGCCGACACGGTCGCCGTGATGAACAAGGGCCGGATCGAGCAGATGGGCGCGCCCGAGGTGCTCTACGAGCTGCCGTCGACGGTGTTCGTGGCGAACTTCCTCGGCCAGTCCAACCTGTTCGCCGGTCCCGTGCTCGACAGTGCGGGCGACACGCTCGGGGTGGAGGTCGCCGGCCACCGCATCCAGGTGCCGCGGTCGCGCGCCCAGCGCAGCTCCGGCACGGTCACGGTGGGCGTCCGCCCGGAGAAGCTGACGCTGCACGCGGGGGAGCAGTCCATCCCGTCCGGCGCCAACCGGCTCGGCCCCGGCCGGGTCATCGATGTCTCGTTCAGCGGCGTGAGCACGCAGTACCTGGTGGAGGTTCCGGGCATCGGCTCGGTGATCGTGTTCGCGCAGAACCTGGCGAGCGGTCCCGCGGCGGGCTTCGGCGACCGGGTCTGGCTGTCGTGGGAGGCCTCGCACACCTTCGTCCTCGCCGACGAGCCGCCGGCCGACGGGAAGTTCGCCGACGACACCGACACCCAGGCGGTGGCGGCGCAGGCGAAGGAGCGGCTGCTCTCCGAGCTGGAGGAGGCGTAGATGGCCATCGCCGCCTTCACCGGCGCTCCGGCGACCCACGACCAGGAGCCGGCGGCGCGTCGGAAGTCGGGCATCGCGCTCGTCCTGCTGCTGCCCGGCGTGCTCTACCTGGTGTTGTTCTTCCTGACCCCGCTCGTCTCGCTCATCATCACCTCGTTCCAGGCGCCGGCGCCGGAAGGCGACATCGGGCAGTACGTCCCGGCGTTCCAGTGGCAGAACTACACCGACGCCATCTCGGGGTACTGGCCGCAGATCCTGCGTTCGTTCGGCTACGCTCTGATCGCCACGGCGGCGGCGCTGGTGATCAGTTACCCGCTGGCGTACTTCATCGGCGTGAAGATGCGCGCCAAGCCCGTGCTGCAGAACCTGCTCATGACGCTCGTCATCGCACCCTTCTTCATCAGCTTCCTGCTGCGGACGCTGGCGTGGAAGTCGATCCTGAGCGACGACGGCTGGGTGGCGAGCTCGCTCAAGGCGATCAGCGTCCTCCCGCCGGACGCCCACATCACGGGTACGCCGTTCTCGGTCATCTTCGGCCTGACGTACAACTTCATCCCATTCATGACGCTGCCGCTGTACTCGACGCTGGAGCGGCTGGACACCCGGCTGCTGGAGGCCGGCCGCGACCTGTACGCGAGCAACTGGGAGACGTTCCGCAGGATCACCATCCCGCTGTCGATGCCCGGCATCGTCTCCGGGACGCTGCTGACCTTCATCCCGGCGGCCGGCGACTACATCAACGCGTCGCAGGACTTCCTCGGCGCCGCCGACACCTCGATGATGGGCAATGTCATCGAGAGCAACTTCCTGGTGCTGCAGAACTATCCGGCGGCGGCCGCGATGTCGGTCATCCTGATGGCCGTCATCCTGGTGATCGTCGGCTTCTACGTGCGGCGGAGCGGGACGGAGGACCTGCTGTGACGACCATGACGACCTCTCGGCCGGGCGCCCCCGCGGCCGCCCCGCGGAGGCGCTTCCGGTTCCAGGGGCTCGGGCTCGGCGTGTACGCCTTCCTGGCGCTGGCGTTCCTGCTGATCCCGATCGTCTACACGTTCGTGTTCTCGTTCAACGACGCGATCAAGAACAACATCGCCTGGCGCGGCTTCACGCTGCGCAACTGGACGAACGTCTGCGACGCGGCCGGCATCTGCGACGCGTTTGCGGCGTCGATCATCATCGGCATCGTCTCGACGGTGATCGCGACGGCGCTCGGCACCATGATCGCGATCGCGCTGATGCGCTACCGGTTCCGGTTCCGCTCGCAGACCAGCCTGCTGCTGTTCCTGCCGATGGCGAGCCCCGAGGTCGTGCTCGGCGCGGGCCTGGCGGCCCAGTTCCTCAGCCTCGGCGTGAACAAGGGCTTCGGGACGATCATCATCGCCCACGTGATGTTCTGCATCAGCTTCGTGGTGGTGACGGTGAAGGCGCGCGTCGCGTCGCTCGACCCGGCGCTGGAGGAGGCGGGGCGCGACCTCTACGGGTCGCCGAACGCGGTGTTCTGGCGGATCACGTTCCCGCTGCTGCTCCCCGGCATCCTGTCGGCGGCGCTGCTGTCGTTCTCGCTGAGCTTCGACGACTTCATCATCACGAACTTCAACGCCGGCGCGGTGACGACGTTCCCGATGTACATCTACATCGCGGCGTCGCGCGGCATCCCGGCGCAGGCGAACGTGATCGCGTCGGCGGTGTTCATCCTGACGATCCTGGTGGTGCTGATCTCGCAGCTCACCGCGGCCGCCCGCGCCAAGCGGCTGGCGCGGGCGACGCAGTAGCG of Leifsonia shinshuensis contains these proteins:
- the ald gene encoding alanine dehydrogenase, with the translated sequence MKVAIPREIKNNEFRVAITPAGVHDLVGAGHEVYVETGAGVGSSIPDELYAGAGATILPDAAATWAAGELILKVKEPIASEYGYFREGLVLFTYLHLAADEALTRALVDARVTAIAYETVQLPNRALPLLAPMSEVAGRLAPIVGANTMLKPNGGPGLLVPGVPGTHPAVVTVLGGGVAGTNATSVAVGLGAEVTVLDTNIARLRELDALYSGRIKTIASNSFEIDKAVVASDLVIGSVLVPGAKAPKLVSNELVSRMKPGSVLVDIAVDQGGCFADSHPTTHADPTFTVHGSLFYCVANMPGAVPHTSTYALTNATLPYARAIANNGWQAALRADASLALGLNVHDGHVTNAGVAEAHGIVDAPLADALV
- a CDS encoding ABC transporter ATP-binding protein, whose translation is MPKGVFAESGADLQLAGIKKRFPGFTAIENLDLTIPAGSFFALLGPSGCGKTTTLRLVAGLEEPTEGRILIGGKDVTSTKPFQRPVNTVFQSYALFPHMTILENVAFGLRRRRIGDPVAKAHEALRLVELDHLAARRPSQLSGGQQQRVALARAVVNRPALLLLDEPLGALDLKLRRQMQLELKSIQTEVGLTFVHVTHDQEEAMTMADTVAVMNKGRIEQMGAPEVLYELPSTVFVANFLGQSNLFAGPVLDSAGDTLGVEVAGHRIQVPRSRAQRSSGTVTVGVRPEKLTLHAGEQSIPSGANRLGPGRVIDVSFSGVSTQYLVEVPGIGSVIVFAQNLASGPAAGFGDRVWLSWEASHTFVLADEPPADGKFADDTDTQAVAAQAKERLLSELEEA
- a CDS encoding extracellular solute-binding protein produces the protein MKNRPLPNDPMIRQLVQSARANQLTRRGLLAGATAGAAALALAACSTGGASGKPTPAKDQSSTDKTLTWANWQAYLDQDANGKYPTLEAFQKQTGMSVKYDVAVDDNNTYYAKVKDQLALGKDIGADTVCLTDWMIARWIRLGYVQSFDASAIPNKKNLTSNLVNVDFDPGRNKSLPWQSGFAGICWNKEKLPNGLKSIEDLWKPDLKGKVGVLSEMRDTMGLLMLAQGVDISKKFSDDDYNKAIDTLTKEVNDGQIRNIKGNSYLNDLKSGDTLAAICWSGDITQLNAEAGDNWQFAIPESGGTLWSDNFVIPIGSPRKANAEKLIDYYYEPEVAAEVAAWVNYITPVQGAKDAAVKIDPKLAENQLIFPDDETLSKVHIFRSLTPAEEQKYQAAFQKVILGA
- a CDS encoding ABC transporter permease, translated to MTTSRPGAPAAAPRRRFRFQGLGLGVYAFLALAFLLIPIVYTFVFSFNDAIKNNIAWRGFTLRNWTNVCDAAGICDAFAASIIIGIVSTVIATALGTMIAIALMRYRFRFRSQTSLLLFLPMASPEVVLGAGLAAQFLSLGVNKGFGTIIIAHVMFCISFVVVTVKARVASLDPALEEAGRDLYGSPNAVFWRITFPLLLPGILSAALLSFSLSFDDFIITNFNAGAVTTFPMYIYIAASRGIPAQANVIASAVFILTILVVLISQLTAAARAKRLARATQ
- a CDS encoding transglutaminase-like domain-containing protein, producing the protein MIGRLPWRSAAVDAAFGLGAVALAAWSFWPVYQSTAFVTMLVATLVLGGAIGVLGATFRWPSIVVAGVVLLVYLGTGVQLAVPGEATAGGLLPTGKGFLDLVQATWLSWKELVTISVPVGSYEALLVPAFILVLLAATVTTTIALRSTLPELAGIPPVVVLVAGIALGPAVAAVPSWLVLGLFALLLVWNIRLRLRRRTDSVRTLRRQSGLTVESRRERGSTAVLTATGATVMLAVAAAVGIGAAVLVPPASGRQVVRTAVEQPFDPRAYPSPLTGFRSYFEPSAASDPMLSVSGLPADGRVRIATLDTYDGVTYSVGSDAVTSASGSFVRLPYRLDQGGTKGTPTELTVTVRGYRGPWIPGSGQLEQIQFFGPDASKLSGAYFYNDVTGTGAVMASLRSGDTYVADSVTLPKLTTAQLTNVQPGSDAVPRPTVVPDELQSTLQKYTAGVTGAGAKLAAALKGLENDGYLSHGVGPEEPASRSGHGADRITELLTNVPMLGDQEQYAVTAALMARQLGFPARVVMGFVAPADARGPVTFLGSDASAWIEVQTTAGWVTVDPTPPVRPVPPKRPEQPTEISRPQTNVQPPVDDTPQQNQEPPSAQVDSTQPQAPNPVLEALLTILVAIGWTVLVLALIAAPFLAVIAAKWRRRTLRRSAPTAAERIVGGWREFADAAVDHGYDPPPAATRLEFATTIGGTRAAALAQVADRAVFSSIAPSGEEADSVWKAVDDLRGQLDRRDTRWKRWLAAVSLRSLGYRGRTREGKSRR
- a CDS encoding ABC transporter permease, which produces MAIAAFTGAPATHDQEPAARRKSGIALVLLLPGVLYLVLFFLTPLVSLIITSFQAPAPEGDIGQYVPAFQWQNYTDAISGYWPQILRSFGYALIATAAALVISYPLAYFIGVKMRAKPVLQNLLMTLVIAPFFISFLLRTLAWKSILSDDGWVASSLKAISVLPPDAHITGTPFSVIFGLTYNFIPFMTLPLYSTLERLDTRLLEAGRDLYASNWETFRRITIPLSMPGIVSGTLLTFIPAAGDYINASQDFLGAADTSMMGNVIESNFLVLQNYPAAAAMSVILMAVILVIVGFYVRRSGTEDLL